The genomic stretch CAGGAAGAACTTGACATAGAGGTTGCAGTGGGCAACCTTTTCTGCTGCAGCACAGTCAGCTACGCCCCTGACTGGACCGTTAAGCTGCTGGCCTACAAAGTGACCTTGTTGTCCGGGACTTTCAGCTTGAACGACCATGAAGAACTGCGATGGGTAAGGCCGACCGACCTGGCCGACTACGATTTCCCCGAGGCGGACAAACCTATCGTGGAAAAGCTGATCAGGCGGACCGATAGCGAAGCGGTATCGCCTGGCTCCTGTCGCGCCGTCGAAGTGGACGATCCGCCGCCTTAAAGGCTGCCGGAAGTTCCCGTGTCACCCCTTTTCATTGAGCAGGAACCGTTAAAGCTCGATCCTCTTTCTATGACGATGCCGGGCGAGGTTATGTTGCCGTTGTGAATGGCTGTCTCCTGCAATACGACCTGTTCGTCCGCATAGACGTCACCGTGGATCTCGCCGCGGGATATGAGGGACTTTGTCCGTATGGTGGCCGTGACCTTTGCCGACGGCCCCACCATCAGGAGACCTTCGGACAGGATCTCACCGTTGAAGACGCCTTCGATCATGAGAGAACCCTTGAACTTTACGGTACCCTGGATCTCGAGATCATCGGCAAAGACCGTTCCAGCCTTTTCATCCTTTGTTGAAGCAGTGGAAGCTGTGTACGCCATCATTTCCTCTTTCAGACCGTATTGTTTTATGCTCTGTTTCCCTTTGGTGCGGGAAAGTTTTTCTCTGAGGATATATCTTAGCAGATGTCGCCGTTAAAAGGAAAATTAATCGGCGCCCCTTTCTTGTTCACACCCTTTTCTTTCTCTCCAGTTCCAGGGTCACCATGTTGGCGACGTCAGGGCATTGGACTTCTATCTTGTCGCCATCCCACCAGGGGAGGCTTCCTCCGAACTGGAATGTCTCGAGATCGGGGAAGATGCTGTGGTAGAAAAAACCGCATAACCCGCCGGGATTGTGGCAGCTCAGCTCAAAGGTGTTGCCTGCTTCATGGCCGGCGCTGCAACTTCCCTTGGTCTCGACAACGGTTGCCGTGATCTTGTACCCGATACCGGGATCCTGTGCCATATTAGCTGACCTCCTTCTTCAGAGTATACGCTGCTTTATCCCATTCGAACACCTATAACCTATCATACATGTATTGTGCGAATGTGCAACATGTGGGGCCCGCCCTTTTACTGTAATTTGGTCATTTTAGGAACGTCAGGCTCCGGCCCGTATCGAGATGATGTCGCCGTCCTCAACGATGTATGTCTTGCCTTCGAGGCGCCATACGCCGGCTTTCTTGCATTCGGCCATGCTGCCGAACTTCATGAAGTCCGAGTAGGAGACGGTTTCGGCCCGAATGAAGCGGGCGGAAAGGTCGGTGTGGATCGCCCCAGCGGCCTCCTGCGCGTTCATGCCTTTCCTTATGGGCCATGCACGGCATTCATCGTCGCCCACGGTGAGGAAAGAGATGAGCCCCAATGTGTCGAAGGCAAGGCGTATCATGCGGTCCCTTATGGATTCTTCGACGGCAAACTCTTCCATGAAGGCCGCTCGCTCCTCGTCTCCCATCATCGCCAGTTCGCACTCCAGGCTGGCGCAAACATATATCACCGGGCAGCCCTCGATATCCGCGATAGACCCCTGCCCTTTTGACAGGGCGCCGACCCTGTCCTCGGAGGAGTTTACGGCGATCATCATGGACTTCTGGGAGAGAAACCTGAAACCCCTGAGAGCCTTCTCGTCATTGAGGGAAAGCTCAAGGGCCTTGAGGGGTTTCCCTTCGCCCACGTGGACGAGGCAACGTTCCAGAAGCTCCTCTTCCAGGAGAAGCGCCGTGTTGTCCTTTTTCCCGGCCTGTTTCTTGATGCGCTCGATGCGCCCTTCTATCTGGATCATGTCGGCAAGGATGAATTCGCTGACTATGCCGTGAAACTCCTTCTCAAGCTCAGCCGCCGCCGCTCCCTCGAAATTGTTCAGGGTCAGGATGAAGGCGTCGCTCATGCGCATCTTCTGGAGCGTTTTCGCATTGATGGTGGAATCCTTGACGTTGCCTTCCGATATGGCCACGGTATCGGCGAGTTCTATGCGGGCGTAGGTGCTTTTCTTCGGCTTGAAGATCCCTGTCAGCTCATCGACGCGCACGTCGGGGACATCGATGGAGATGATGTTGTCTCCGTCAGAGAATCCCCTGGCGCTTTCCACGCCGCTGAGGGCCTGGAAAAGCGTACTCTTTCCGGAACGTGCCGGACCAATGACGGAAATATACATCCTGTTCTCCCCTGTATCATGTTTCAGGAAGACA from Syntrophorhabdaceae bacterium encodes the following:
- a CDS encoding TIGR04076 family protein — protein: MAQDPGIGYKITATVVETKGSCSAGHEAGNTFELSCHNPGGLCGFFYHSIFPDLETFQFGGSLPWWDGDKIEVQCPDVANMVTLELERKKRV
- a CDS encoding (deoxy)nucleoside triphosphate pyrophosphohydrolase, whose protein sequence is MTGKQRPQIVSAAVIEKGGLILIGKRKRGKRFAGNWEFPGGTLEEGETPEECLKRELQEELDIEVAVGNLFCCSTVSYAPDWTVKLLAYKVTLLSGTFSLNDHEELRWVRPTDLADYDFPEADKPIVEKLIRRTDSEAVSPGSCRAVEVDDPPP
- a CDS encoding polymer-forming cytoskeletal protein, which translates into the protein MMAYTASTASTKDEKAGTVFADDLEIQGTVKFKGSLMIEGVFNGEILSEGLLMVGPSAKVTATIRTKSLISRGEIHGDVYADEQVVLQETAIHNGNITSPGIVIERGSSFNGSCSMKRGDTGTSGSL
- a CDS encoding DUF933 domain-containing protein, which produces MYISVIGPARSGKSTLFQALSGVESARGFSDGDNIISIDVPDVRVDELTGIFKPKKSTYARIELADTVAISEGNVKDSTINAKTLQKMRMSDAFILTLNNFEGAAAAELEKEFHGIVSEFILADMIQIEGRIERIKKQAGKKDNTALLLEEELLERCLVHVGEGKPLKALELSLNDEKALRGFRFLSQKSMMIAVNSSEDRVGALSKGQGSIADIEGCPVIYVCASLECELAMMGDEERAAFMEEFAVEESIRDRMIRLAFDTLGLISFLTVGDDECRAWPIRKGMNAQEAAGAIHTDLSARFIRAETVSYSDFMKFGSMAECKKAGVWRLEGKTYIVEDGDIISIRAGA